In Panulirus ornatus isolate Po-2019 chromosome 9, ASM3632096v1, whole genome shotgun sequence, one genomic interval encodes:
- the LOC139750240 gene encoding uncharacterized protein isoform X2, whose product MSLISGDNTVQSLTSAKVSILPHIPSDINIDLNYWRKQLEIAKVNAQAQVAQLQVQKKKTEQARLALERERLRLNASPSGPVSSRLGDLHLVPKFSKLDAGRHSKGYDSRGRTNDYVIPPEAATLPVTHESKGKYSNRVKSCFYCGKAGHQVRDCWAREEEFRDSTVSRPVNLVSTLGPLSKVGEAVPALRKKRGCERVVKDPFCGNYNAFLSEGYVSRCGVRRKVTVLRVSGSLQSLMLDGLVPRGEFGDRVLLDGLSGPKEAPLVDVRVETDLFTGHALIGVVDRLPVSGVDFVLGSDLAGGKMNPMPVLPTGPVESTEAVQLDEEVPELVCNHDDARSMTAGTAGRVPDDIAVETEEVKTSERKLCDTLSPGVASVETVDLETLHESEASERKLCDTLSPGVSSVETADLKTLHESEASERKLCDTLSPGVDFVKTEEVKSLPTSESSERKLCDTLSPGVDSVETEGLSHAHLREKTLPEDEISEEKMCDASSAVYESVQESVGETEDLSRAHSRETQERRTVWYDKRSRLRRFEAGDEVLLLLQQSGQPLVVLSKGSYTIIWSVRGSNYLVSTPDKRRGRRLCHVNMPKPYFSRDPPPLEPKVPVCIILRPAVAVCDEVDDVAACASKTWDPGGGVRELKCCLYIVGYYRMFIVNFATVVTPLTDLLKNDIRCWE is encoded by the exons atgtcgttgatcagtggtgacaataccgttcaatcattaacgtcggccaaagtctcgatccttccccatatccctagtgatattaatatTGATCTCaattattggcgaaagcagctagagatagctaaggtcaatgcacaagcacaagtggcacagttacaagtgcagaagaagaagactgaacaagctaggttagctctcgaacgtgaaagacttagacttaacgcttcaccatcaggaccagtgtcgtctcggttgggagacttacatctcgtaccaaagttcagtaaacttgacgcgggcaggcattcaaagggctacgacagcagagggaggaccaatgattatgtaatcccacctgaagctgctaccttgccggtaactcatgaaagtaaggggaaatactccaacagagttaagagttgtttttattgtggcaaggctgggcaccaggtgagggattgctgggctcgagaggaggaatttagagattctaccgtgagtagaccggtgaatctcgtctcaactttagggccacttagtaaagtaggtgaggctgtccctgctcttaggaaaaagaggggttgcgagagagtagttaaggatccgttctgtgggaactacaatgcgttcctgtctgagggctatgttagtagatgtggtgtacgacgaaaagtaaccgtattacgggtttctggttctctgcagtccctgatgttggatggcttggtgccgcgaggagagtttggagaccgagtcttgctagatggactgtcgggtcccaaggaagctccactagtcgatgtgagggtagaaacagatctcttcacgggccatgctctcataggggttgtagataggttacctgtctcaggtgtggactttgtgttaggcagtgacctagctggtgggaagatgaacccaatgccggtgttgcctacgggcccggtggagtccacggaggcagtgcagcttgatgaagaagtaccagagttagtctgtaaccacgatgatgccaggtctatgacagctggcacggcaggccgtgtgcctgacgacatagccgttgaaacggaggaagtgaagaccagcgagag gaagctgtgtgataccctctcccctggtgtagcctccgttgagacagtggacctagagactcttcatgagagtgaggccagcgagaggaagctgtgtgataccctctcccctggtgtatcctccgttgagacggcggacttaaagacacttcatgagagtgaggccagcgagaggaagctgtgtgataccctctcccctggtgtagacttcgttaagacggaagaagtgaagtctctccctacgagtgagtctagtgagaggaagctgtgtgataccctctcccctggtgtagactccgttgagactgagggtttgtctcatgctcatttaagagagaagactctccctgaggatgaaattagtgaggagaagatgtgtgatGCCTCCTCTGCTgtttacgagtccgtacaagagtcagtgggtgagactgaggatttgtctcgcgcccattccagagagactcaggaacggaggacagtatggtatgacaaacgatctcgtttaagaaggtttgaggcgggcgacgaggtgttgcttctactacagcagtcaggtcaacccttggttgtcctttctaagggttcttacaccattatctggagtgtaagaGGCtccaattaccttgtctctacccctgataagcgcagaggtcggagattatgccacgtcaacatgcctaagccatatttcagtcgtgatcctccacccttggaaccgaaggtgccagtctgcatcatcttgcgtccagcagtagccgtgtgtgacgaagtcgacgacgtagctgcgtgtgcctcgaagacttgggacccgggcggaggcgtgagagaactgaagtgttgcttgtatatagttgggtactataggatgttcattgtaaattttgcaacagtcgtaacccctctgacagatttgttgaagaatgatatcagatgttgggaatga
- the LOC139750240 gene encoding uncharacterized protein isoform X1 codes for MSLISGDNTVQSLTSAKVSILPHIPSDINIDLNYWRKQLEIAKVNAQAQVAQLQVQKKKTEQARLALERERLRLNASPSGPVSSRLGDLHLVPKFSKLDAGRHSKGYDSRGRTNDYVIPPEAATLPVTHESKGKYSNRVKSCFYCGKAGHQVRDCWAREEEFRDSTVSRPVNLVSTLGPLSKVGEAVPALRKKRGCERVVKDPFCGNYNAFLSEGYVSRCGVRRKVTVLRVSGSLQSLMLDGLVPRGEFGDRVLLDGLSGPKEAPLVDVRVETDLFTGHALIGVVDRLPVSGVDFVLGSDLAGGKMNPMPVLPTGPVESTEAVQLDEEVPELVCNHDDARSMTAGTAGRVPDDIAVETEEVKTSERKLCDTLSPGTDSVETQEVKTLPPTETSERKLCDTLSPGVASVETVDLETLHESEASERKLCDTLSPGVSSVETADLKTLHESEASERKLCDTLSPGVDFVKTEEVKSLPTSESSERKLCDTLSPGVDSVETEGLSHAHLREKTLPEDEISEEKMCDASSAVYESVQESVGETEDLSRAHSRETQERRTVWYDKRSRLRRFEAGDEVLLLLQQSGQPLVVLSKGSYTIIWSVRGSNYLVSTPDKRRGRRLCHVNMPKPYFSRDPPPLEPKVPVCIILRPAVAVCDEVDDVAACASKTWDPGGGVRELKCCLYIVGYYRMFIVNFATVVTPLTDLLKNDIRCWE; via the exons atgtcgttgatcagtggtgacaataccgttcaatcattaacgtcggccaaagtctcgatccttccccatatccctagtgatattaatatTGATCTCaattattggcgaaagcagctagagatagctaaggtcaatgcacaagcacaagtggcacagttacaagtgcagaagaagaagactgaacaagctaggttagctctcgaacgtgaaagacttagacttaacgcttcaccatcaggaccagtgtcgtctcggttgggagacttacatctcgtaccaaagttcagtaaacttgacgcgggcaggcattcaaagggctacgacagcagagggaggaccaatgattatgtaatcccacctgaagctgctaccttgccggtaactcatgaaagtaaggggaaatactccaacagagttaagagttgtttttattgtggcaaggctgggcaccaggtgagggattgctgggctcgagaggaggaatttagagattctaccgtgagtagaccggtgaatctcgtctcaactttagggccacttagtaaagtaggtgaggctgtccctgctcttaggaaaaagaggggttgcgagagagtagttaaggatccgttctgtgggaactacaatgcgttcctgtctgagggctatgttagtagatgtggtgtacgacgaaaagtaaccgtattacgggtttctggttctctgcagtccctgatgttggatggcttggtgccgcgaggagagtttggagaccgagtcttgctagatggactgtcgggtcccaaggaagctccactagtcgatgtgagggtagaaacagatctcttcacgggccatgctctcataggggttgtagataggttacctgtctcaggtgtggactttgtgttaggcagtgacctagctggtgggaagatgaacccaatgccggtgttgcctacgggcccggtggagtccacggaggcagtgcagcttgatgaagaagtaccagagttagtctgtaaccacgatgatgccaggtctatgacagctggcacggcaggccgtgtgcctgacgacatagccgttgaaacggaggaagtgaagaccagcgagag gaagctgtgtgataccctctcccctggtacagactccgttgaaacgcaggaagttaagactctccccccgactgagaccagcgagaggaagctgtgtgataccctctcccctggtgtagcctccgttgagacagtggacctagagactcttcatgagagtgaggccagcgagaggaagctgtgtgataccctctcccctggtgtatcctccgttgagacggcggacttaaagacacttcatgagagtgaggccagcgagaggaagctgtgtgataccctctcccctggtgtagacttcgttaagacggaagaagtgaagtctctccctacgagtgagtctagtgagaggaagctgtgtgataccctctcccctggtgtagactccgttgagactgagggtttgtctcatgctcatttaagagagaagactctccctgaggatgaaattagtgaggagaagatgtgtgatGCCTCCTCTGCTgtttacgagtccgtacaagagtcagtgggtgagactgaggatttgtctcgcgcccattccagagagactcaggaacggaggacagtatggtatgacaaacgatctcgtttaagaaggtttgaggcgggcgacgaggtgttgcttctactacagcagtcaggtcaacccttggttgtcctttctaagggttcttacaccattatctggagtgtaagaGGCtccaattaccttgtctctacccctgataagcgcagaggtcggagattatgccacgtcaacatgcctaagccatatttcagtcgtgatcctccacccttggaaccgaaggtgccagtctgcatcatcttgcgtccagcagtagccgtgtgtgacgaagtcgacgacgtagctgcgtgtgcctcgaagacttgggacccgggcggaggcgtgagagaactgaagtgttgcttgtatatagttgggtactataggatgttcattgtaaattttgcaacagtcgtaacccctctgacagatttgttgaagaatgatatcagatgttgggaatga